In Sphingobacterium sp. SYP-B4668, the sequence GGTATGATGATTATTTGGAAACGCCACCATTTGATTTCAATCCTAAAATGGCTCTTCGGATTATCGGCTATGACATCAAGAATCTAGATGCTGCAATCAAAGCCTTCAAGATTCACTATATCCAAAAAGACACCAATACCGCGACGTTAACCGAGGAGGATTTGAAGATAATGTATTCCATATACAAGAAGTTCTTATAACAAGAAAAGGCTTTCCAAACGGAAAGCCTTTTCTTGTAAATGTCTGTTATATGGTTTTGACAAATTTCGGGTCGTAATTTTCAATGTCAATAATATACTTATTCTGTATCAAGAAATCAAATAGAGGTTTTGCTTCGGGAGATACTTTCAGATTTTTGGTCGTAATGATGTCTTCCTGCTTATTCATATAGGGATAGACATATAGCTTGACATTTTTATTGAACATACCGCTGATATAGCCCAACAATTCGTTTGTGTAATGATCTTTGTTGTACTGGTCGGAGTTGAAGATATTTCTCAAGTTGGATATGTTGGAAGCAATACCAATATTACCCGGTTTAAACTGAGACATGTATTCTGCTAAGTGATTATTCCGTCTAAAATTGGATACTAAAATATTATTCCCTGTTGAGCAAAGGTATTCGGCGCGCTCTGCAAAGTATTTTAGGTCTTCATTGGAGATATTTGAATCTTCTTCAAGAACATTGCCCATGAGTACTTCAATCATGACGACGACATTGTCAGGGTCGGCATGTGTATTTCGCTTAAATTGCTCTACGGCTAAGTTGAACAAATCAAAGTTTGGTAATGATTTCTGGCGATATTTTGTGCGGAGTATGATGATGTCTTTTTTGTAAAGGTAGTCCTTGCTTTGCGCCGCTTTTCCGTCAGGTTTGAAAATAGCTGCTTTGGAGAATCCCTTGGCTACAAGATATAAGTTGATCAATCGTTCATTTACACTTTCAAAAACAGGGCCCTCTACCTTCACTAAGTCAATCTCTACCGAGCCTGGCGAGACATTGTCAACCAAAGACTCTATCATGGACTGGATGTCATTGGTATAAAAGTAGGCCGCATACACGAGGTTGACACCGATGGTCCCCAATACCTTCTGCTGTACTTGATTGTCATTATCCAGTAGCCTGGTATGGATGATGATTTGATTTATAGGACCATCTTTTACACTCTGGAATCGAATACCGATCCACCCATGGGGTTCGTTGGTTTTGGTAAAATTTAATGTGGTAACAGTATTGGCGAAAGAGAAGAACTTTTTATGGACATATTTTTCGCCAACAAGGCGCTCAGTCAGTAGTTCAAATTCATGGTGGAGCATTTTGTTAAGTCGAGTTCTACTTACGTATCTTCCCGACTCTTCGGCACCGTATATGGCGTCACTGAAGGCCATGTCATAGGCCGATATGGTTTTTGCGATGGTCCCGGATGCTGCTCCAGCACCAAAGAAATTTCGAGCAACTTCCTGCCCTCCACCTATCTCCGCAAAAGTGCCGTAGATATCTGGGTTAAGGTTGATTTGAAGTGCTTTTCTCTTAGTTTCTATTATTTCTCTCGCCATGCCGCAAAGGTACAAAAAAGCGAACGGCTTCAAAAGTCAAAATAGGCAGGGTATCGTCGCTATGAGAGGTGTGATACCTTGCCTATTTGTGCATGCCTATAATGCGTCTATTTCTTTTAGCGCGTAAAAGAGAGCTGCTGTGTGTAGCGCTTGCCCAAGTTGGTTTTCAAGTAAAAATATTTTTGCTTCCTCAATGGACATGATAACGACCTCTATGTCTTCCGAATTGTCCAATTCCTGCTCTTGGACCTTAAGCCCCCCCGTCAACAGGTAGGTATAAGTAAGATTGCCGCTGGTGGCGGGGTTGGCATAGAGTTTACATATTTCTTTGATGCTATCAAAAGCATATCCAGTCTCTTCTAGGAGTTCTCGACGAGCAGCATCGGCAGGATCTTCGCCGTCTTCAACAACCCCAGCAGGAAGTTCGACAAGGATTTTATCGGCCCCATGCCGATACTGACGGACAAAGAGTATATTTTGATCGCGAGTAATGCCTATCATATTGACCCAGGTCGGGTATTCAAGAACATAGTACTCGTCTTTGATATTTCCATTGGGTAGTTGTAATTTATCGACACGAAGGGTTGCCCAAGGTCTTTTAACCAAGTATTCTGAAGCAAGTAGTTTCCATTTTTCCATCGTGTAAAGATTAGATAATATCTGCCAACATTTGTTCTACTTTGTTGTCGAGCTGCTTGCTGACATCGAGATAATCTTTTACGCTTTCTAGGGGTGCTTTGACCGAGCAATAAAATTTTATTTTGGGTTCTGTGCCAGAAGGTCTCGCTGAAATGACATCTCCGTCTACGGTAATGAACTGCAAGACGTCAGACTGTGGCAATTCTATGGGGGATTTTTGACCGGTAGCCAAATCAATGGATACCCGATTTTGATAGTCCCGAACTTCTTTCACTGCGACACCTCCTAAGGTAGCGGGGATATCTTGACGCAGTCTCACCATCATGGCGTTAATCTCTTCTGCACCTGCTTTTCCTTTTTTGGTCAGCGAGACAAGCTTTTCTTGATAGCAGCCAAATTGTTGATAGATTTCTAGCAATACATCATAGAGAGATTTGCCCTGATGTTTGAAATAAGCCGCCATTTCGGCAAGAAAAGCACAGGCATTGGGAGCATCTTTGTCCCTGACCAGGTCACCGACTAAGTAACCGTAACTCTCTTCTCCACCAGCCAAATATTGTTCTTGGCCCAAGAGGTTAGTGATGAGTTCGCCTATATATTTGAATCCTGTAAGGGTCTCATAGTGCTTAACTTTGAAATGTGCTGCAATATCAGCCTGCAGATTGGTCGTGACGATGGTTTTGACAACATAGGGACTGGCCGGAAGATTTTTAAGGGCTGTCCGAGCGCTGAGTACATAGTAGATCAATAAGCTGCCGATTTGGTTTCCGTTGATTAACTGTAGGCGTCCCTGATGGTCTCTAATCGCGACACCGACGCGATCTGCATCTGGGTCGGTAGCCATTACTAGGTCTGCTTGTATAGCTTCTCCTTTAGCATTTGCCATTGACATGGCATCCTCTTCTTCGGGATTAGGGTAGATTACGGTTGGAAAGTTGCCATTAGGCTCTGCTTGTTCTTCTACGATGGTGATATTCTCAAATCCCCAAGCTTTAAGTAGTTTAGGGACGATGGTGATGCCTGTGCCGTGTATGGGAGAGAAGACAATTTTAAGGTCTTTCTGTGCAGCAACTATCTCCGGGTGTATGCTGAGAGATTTGTTGGCTTGGATATATAGGTCGTCCATATCCTCACCAACGGAAATAATGTTGTTGATCTTTGCTGTAAAGGAGATTTCGTTGACAGATGTAATGGCATTCACCTCGTCTATTACATTCTTGTCATGGGGAGCAGTAAGCTGGCATCCATCGTTCCAATAAGCCTTGTATCCATTGTATTCCTTTGGATTGTGCGATGCCGTGAGCATGACCCCGCTTTGGCAGCCAAAGTGTCTAATGGCAAAAGAAAGCATAGGAGTAGGTCTGAGCTGCTCAAAGAGATAAACAGTGATGCCGTTTGCAGAAAAGACATCTGCAACCAACTGACCGAAGGGTTGAGAACTATTGCGGCTGTCGTAGGCAATTGCTACTTTGAGCTGCTGCCCAGGAAAACTTTTTTTGAGATAATTGGCCAGTCCTTGTGTGGCTTTGCCAATTGTGTATTTGTTCATTCGGTTAGACCCGACGCCCATAATGCCACGAAGTCCTCCGGTACCAAACTCAAGGTCTTTATAAAAGCTGTCAATAAGCTCGGTCTCTTCGTTATTGTCGATCAGTTGTTTAACCTTTTGTGTGGTATCAAGGTCATATTCAGAACTAAGCCATTGATTGATTTTGGCTTGCGTATTTGTGTCAATTCTACTCATATGCTAAACTCTAAGTTGGTCATAAATATAGTGAATCATGATAGGATTGCTAAATAATTTTTTACGCATTCCGATGGATACTATCCAATAGGGGCCTGTCCCAAGCATTTGGATATACCGATACTATAGGAGCATTGCTGACACTTTCCGTAAGGATAATACGGAGACTCGTTTGTCTTATTTATTGCTGTTTCGGATGCTGCTCTCTATCATGTCCCACATCTCTTCCGGAATGGCTTCGAATCCGTTGAATTGTCCTGCGCCCTGTAACCATTCTCCACCATCAATGGTGATAATCTCTCCGTTGATATAGCCTGCGAAATCTGAGATAAGAAAAGCTGCGAGATTGGCAAGCTCTTGATGGTCTCCTACTCGTTTCAACGGTACTCGATTTTTGAAGTCAAACTTTTCTGCGAGATCCCCAGGAAGTAATCGGTCCCAGGCACCCTTTGTGGGGAAAGGCCCGGGAGCTATGGCGTTGTTGCGGATGCCATACTTCCCCCATTCAGCAGCCAAGGATTTGGTGAGTGTCAATACCCCTCCCTTCGCTACGGCGGATGGCACGACATAGCCAGAGCCAGTAAAGGCATAGGTCGTTATGATGTTGAGCACTGTGGCTTGTTGTTTGCGCTTGATCCAATTTTTGCCAAACGTCAATGTGCAGTTGACAGTGCCCTTGAGGACAATGTCTATGACGGTTGAGAAGGCATTGGCTGATAGACGTTCTGTGGGAGAGATAAAGTTACCTGCGGCATTGTTGACTAACACGTCAATTCTACCAAATTTTTCCTCAGCTACTTTTAGCAGGTTTTCCACGTCTTCAATATTGCGGATATCACAGGCAACGGGCAGTACAGCACCCCCTTTTTCTTGCATCATCTCCGTTGCAGCTTTATCGAGTACATCTATTTTGCGGCTAGAGATGACAATATTAGCGCCTAGTTCCAAAAAATAGGTCGCCATTTTGCGTCCTAAGCCCGTACCGCCTCCTGTCACGACGATAGTCTTTCCTTTTAATGAGTTCTCACGTAGTGCTCCTTCAACTTTCAATGCTTCCATGTTAAGGCTTTTTAGCGGTTAGATTTTCAATAATTGTTTTGAGCACGGCTCGCGTACTGGGCGCCCACCATTGCTGAAGGGCTTGAGCTACGTCTGCGGCCTGATCCGTTTTGATGGTATGGAGTAGGTTTTTTCTGAGGTTGAGCTTTGTTGTGCGCCAAGCATTTTTTTCAAATTGTGTCAGCAGTTTAATTTTACGTAGGGCAGCAGTCTTGATACTAATAGGGCTGACCAGCTCATCTACTAGGCCTACTTCGAGCGCTTCTTCAGGCTTTAAAAGCTTACCTTCCAATAGATATTGATAGGCTCGTCTCTTTCCTATCCAAAAGCTATATAACTCGAAAATGCTTTCTGGGACAACAATTCCAACGGGCACTTCATTCAGTCCGACAATAAAGTCGCCTTGAGCCATGACGCGATAGTCGCAACAGATGCCCAACACACATCCTCCCGCGGGACTATGTCCCGAAATGGCAGCAACAGCAGGCTTGGGAAATGCTGCCAGCTGGTGGATAAGGGAGAGGAACTGAGTCCAAAAGGTCTCCATCTGTTGCTCGTTATATTGGTATAGGGTAATCAGGTCTAATCCCGACGTGAAAAAATTTTCTTTACCATGAAGAATTAATCCCTCTATCGCTGGATTTTCTTCAGCTTGCTTAATAGCCGATGCTAATTCTTCGATCATCTCTAGGTGCATAGCGTTTGACTTACCTCTGTCCAGAGCGATGTGAGCGATCCGTTCTTCTATATTAACTTTTATGAATTCCATGCATGTATTTATTTAACTTCAAAATCTACGATCTTGCTCACCAATCTGCCTTTAGTATCAACGCCTTCTACGGTCATTTGGTATGTACCCTTCTCATCCGAGGTATAGAAGAAGAAGCCAGTTCCATCTTGGTCTTTGAGGATGAGGTTGGGCTCCCAGTGTATAGTGGAGCGATAATCTCTGGTGAATGCTTTCTCTGGACTATTGACTTCATAGTCTGGCTTGAAGAACGTTTTATTGAGATGCAGGCCTTTCGGTGTGGCCGTCGCAATCCCTTTGGGAGTAAAATTGCTTGATAAACCAGATTTACCTCTCTTAGATGTGATCACAATGACACCGCCACCACCGTACGATCCGTATATAGCTGTATAGGAGGCATTTCGTAGTACTTCTATACTTTCGACATCAAAGGAATTAATCATGCTGAGTTGGTTTCCTTCAATATACATACCATCCAGCACGATTTGCATGGGTACGTTGCCGCGCGTATTGTAAGGAATGCCATTTTGAAAATAAACTCCCATTAACCGTCCGTTGAGGCACATTTCTAAAGAAGGGCAAGTCTCTAGGTCCTTAGCGTCGAGGATTTGATCGGCCCTGCCAGCACCATTCAAGTTGGAAGATTGCTCAGAAGCTTTTTTCTCTATACGTTTGTTGATCGTGACCTCTTCCAGAAAAATTGTTTTTTGCATCAGTCCTTTTTGCTGCATTTCTGCAAACATGCGCTGATTGGATAGGATACTTTGCTGCAATTGGAGATTGATATCTCCCGATTCGTCAGGAGCATTTTTATTTGCGGTAATAAGTGGGTATGACTGTGGATCTACATCAATCTCCACATTTTTCTTTCCGTTTTCATCGGTGGCGGTAATCAAGAATTTGACACTGTCTGGGAAGATGAGCTTGTCAAAGTTAAACCGACCCTCTGCAGTGGCCGTGGTATCGATGTAGTCTAAAAAGCTGCGCGTGGAAATTAATTTTAGCTTTGCATTGGGAGCGACAGCTTTTCTTGCGTATTTCCGTACCGTACCTTTGATGGATAATTCTTTTTCAGGAGCGAAGGTGGGTTTTGCTGCGGCGGCCGAATCTATGCGCTGCCACTCAATTTTTCTCCAACCCTGGGTGAGCATTAAATTGTCTAAATCCGTTAAACGGATGCTATCCGTGTTTTCAAAATAATACCCCGGCTCTTGTAGGTACCCTTTTATATCAGAGGATAGGAGCAATTGAGAAAAGACGGTTGTCCCATACTTCTTGTAGGGTTGGTTGCGGTCAAGGTTGATGACAGCTGCAGATAGACTGGCAAAGTTGGTCGTGTCTGTAGTCGCATCCGTTAGTTTGACCTGTACTTTGCTCCGGTTGGTGTAAGTAGTATTGTCGAGTGCTACCTTAAGAGGAAGGAAGTTCTTTGGGTTGGAGTTGAAGACCATTCTTTCGCTCAGGGGCAACCCGGCATTGGATAGCAACGTGACTTGAAAGACTCCAGAAGGAAGGTCTTTCTTAGGGACCATGAATAACATTTCATTTTTAGTTGCTTTTTGCTTGGCGACATATAGAATTTCTCCCAAATGCTGAACCATTAAATAGACTTCTTTTTGGTCTAAGAGATCGGTCGATAAGCTGTATTGTATGGCGAGCCTGTCTTTCATAAAAGGATTGACAGATACGGCGATACCCGAAGATTCGATCTTGGGAAGCTCAGCAGTTTT encodes:
- a CDS encoding enoyl-CoA hydratase/isomerase family protein, translating into MEFIKVNIEERIAHIALDRGKSNAMHLEMIEELASAIKQAEENPAIEGLILHGKENFFTSGLDLITLYQYNEQQMETFWTQFLSLIHQLAAFPKPAVAAISGHSPAGGCVLGICCDYRVMAQGDFIVGLNEVPVGIVVPESIFELYSFWIGKRRAYQYLLEGKLLKPEEALEVGLVDELVSPISIKTAALRKIKLLTQFEKNAWRTTKLNLRKNLLHTIKTDQAADVAQALQQWWAPSTRAVLKTIIENLTAKKP
- a CDS encoding phospho-sugar mutase yields the protein MSRIDTNTQAKINQWLSSEYDLDTTQKVKQLIDNNEETELIDSFYKDLEFGTGGLRGIMGVGSNRMNKYTIGKATQGLANYLKKSFPGQQLKVAIAYDSRNSSQPFGQLVADVFSANGITVYLFEQLRPTPMLSFAIRHFGCQSGVMLTASHNPKEYNGYKAYWNDGCQLTAPHDKNVIDEVNAITSVNEISFTAKINNIISVGEDMDDLYIQANKSLSIHPEIVAAQKDLKIVFSPIHGTGITIVPKLLKAWGFENITIVEEQAEPNGNFPTVIYPNPEEEDAMSMANAKGEAIQADLVMATDPDADRVGVAIRDHQGRLQLINGNQIGSLLIYYVLSARTALKNLPASPYVVKTIVTTNLQADIAAHFKVKHYETLTGFKYIGELITNLLGQEQYLAGGEESYGYLVGDLVRDKDAPNACAFLAEMAAYFKHQGKSLYDVLLEIYQQFGCYQEKLVSLTKKGKAGAEEINAMMVRLRQDIPATLGGVAVKEVRDYQNRVSIDLATGQKSPIELPQSDVLQFITVDGDVISARPSGTEPKIKFYCSVKAPLESVKDYLDVSKQLDNKVEQMLADII
- a CDS encoding NUDIX hydrolase, whose amino-acid sequence is MEKWKLLASEYLVKRPWATLRVDKLQLPNGNIKDEYYVLEYPTWVNMIGITRDQNILFVRQYRHGADKILVELPAGVVEDGEDPADAARRELLEETGYAFDSIKEICKLYANPATSGNLTYTYLLTGGLKVQEQELDNSEDIEVVIMSIEEAKIFLLENQLGQALHTAALFYALKEIDAL
- a CDS encoding TonB-dependent receptor plug domain-containing protein, which gives rise to MSSKYLLLCLFIFLSRLGYAQTTSLEHTTQKLESYLSNNFQEKLYLQLDKQHYTAGETIWFKVYATVGIENLLSNISGIGYIELIGPQKKIIKSITIPLTAGLGVGDIDLIDTLIEGSYRIRAYTNWMRNQGEEYFFDKTINIANGRGDNIVTKTTFVTNQDEKNKNNIYSIELKDLLGAPLINSNVHYQVYTNEKIEDKGREKSDITGKIEIKTKKEFTNGYILLTFESNDQRTVKKIIPLQQSSQNSIQLFPEGGILLNNTLGKIGVKTLQPNGLGIQSKGKVLNEKEELVAEFETNHLGMGSFSINALSQHKYTAHLTFEDGTTKTAELPKIESSGIAVSVNPFMKDRLAIQYSLSTDLLDQKEVYLMVQHLGEILYVAKQKATKNEMLFMVPKKDLPSGVFQVTLLSNAGLPLSERMVFNSNPKNFLPLKVALDNTTYTNRSKVQVKLTDATTDTTNFASLSAAVINLDRNQPYKKYGTTVFSQLLLSSDIKGYLQEPGYYFENTDSIRLTDLDNLMLTQGWRKIEWQRIDSAAAAKPTFAPEKELSIKGTVRKYARKAVAPNAKLKLISTRSFLDYIDTTATAEGRFNFDKLIFPDSVKFLITATDENGKKNVEIDVDPQSYPLITANKNAPDESGDINLQLQQSILSNQRMFAEMQQKGLMQKTIFLEEVTINKRIEKKASEQSSNLNGAGRADQILDAKDLETCPSLEMCLNGRLMGVYFQNGIPYNTRGNVPMQIVLDGMYIEGNQLSMINSFDVESIEVLRNASYTAIYGSYGGGGVIVITSKRGKSGLSSNFTPKGIATATPKGLHLNKTFFKPDYEVNSPEKAFTRDYRSTIHWEPNLILKDQDGTGFFFYTSDEKGTYQMTVEGVDTKGRLVSKIVDFEVK
- a CDS encoding nicotinamide mononucleotide adenylyltransferase, with product MAREIIETKRKALQINLNPDIYGTFAEIGGGQEVARNFFGAGAASGTIAKTISAYDMAFSDAIYGAEESGRYVSRTRLNKMLHHEFELLTERLVGEKYVHKKFFSFANTVTTLNFTKTNEPHGWIGIRFQSVKDGPINQIIIHTRLLDNDNQVQQKVLGTIGVNLVYAAYFYTNDIQSMIESLVDNVSPGSVEIDLVKVEGPVFESVNERLINLYLVAKGFSKAAIFKPDGKAAQSKDYLYKKDIIILRTKYRQKSLPNFDLFNLAVEQFKRNTHADPDNVVVMIEVLMGNVLEEDSNISNEDLKYFAERAEYLCSTGNNILVSNFRRNNHLAEYMSQFKPGNIGIASNISNLRNIFNSDQYNKDHYTNELLGYISGMFNKNVKLYVYPYMNKQEDIITTKNLKVSPEAKPLFDFLIQNKYIIDIENYDPKFVKTI
- a CDS encoding SDR family oxidoreductase, giving the protein MEALKVEGALRENSLKGKTIVVTGGGTGLGRKMATYFLELGANIVISSRKIDVLDKAATEMMQEKGGAVLPVACDIRNIEDVENLLKVAEEKFGRIDVLVNNAAGNFISPTERLSANAFSTVIDIVLKGTVNCTLTFGKNWIKRKQQATVLNIITTYAFTGSGYVVPSAVAKGGVLTLTKSLAAEWGKYGIRNNAIAPGPFPTKGAWDRLLPGDLAEKFDFKNRVPLKRVGDHQELANLAAFLISDFAGYINGEIITIDGGEWLQGAGQFNGFEAIPEEMWDMIESSIRNSNK